tatattttttatattcacccctacccccacccctttgtcggccacgcagcgttgcgcccctagagatttCACTTAGGTACGTCATcacctatttattcccaaattttggtgcactatctcgatcatgagcgtcataaaaaaataataaaaaccgcgattttgaccccttataactaccctcggcccccactctggtttccggccgttggtgaaagtcatgtacacaactaattcaacatatccacgtatagtttttccatattacttatcacgcacaaaatccgctgccagctcttagactatattcactcgcaaataactcaaaaagtattgacttagtgaaaaaactctatagaacaaaagttgcttagaattagtaattttatccaattACGGGCCTAGTTTGAACgtatttatattttttcacccccgagaaaatatttttcagcccttatttcccaatttttgtaaaagtatttttgcaagtagcaataagggatgaaaggggaaagttattgcagtcattaaaggttttcacctcttattttgttaaacctccatcgatttgcatgaaaattggtgactagttagagcatacctcaagaaataaaactgatttagtgccaacttgtacttttaccctggtggtgaatactaCCCCTTCCCGCGGgcgaaaacaattttattaaaaataaccccacaaatcgatagagggacaattTTTAAGTccaatttgttatatcatgttattaaaataaatcaatcctttttgagttattaaagatcaaagatttgtctatttaggagcatatgcgtgaagttacggatgataaaaagaacatattaattaattagtctaggcgccaaatagaggtcaccgtgtccttttcaattctgatggacaaactcaacggtttcttatggatttttggctgctgattacgaatttcgagggtggatttcgatccgagtggtcaaaaaattgttataaacaatttaattgtttataaattgtttataaggctctggctcataaactaaaagagataaaaaagaatgtttcaaataaaatttgttcgttaataaaaaaacgaagaaaaaacgtttactaaacttaaatccaccaattagaactcaagatattgtaaaattagtgcacaatgcaaattgcaaattgcaaaataagtatttttcgaagctttatcgatcgtaactcggcttctacgcatgaaaatgagccttagaacgccttattttaaagtttaatgaatatgattccaaacaaagtttgttaaattactttgttttcatttgttttaaagttatatccgtttaaaattaaaattttcttaaaaaattgtaaattaatttgtatataaggctttcaagcaaatttgagctataaacatttatactttaattaaaagtaatgatagaagaactcaaaaggaacattttgagctttaaaaaatgttcgtatgtttatttttggccaagatatcgatattttaatagcgcgctctgaggcgcgagattgactcaccgcgtaaaggttcacgagCAAAGGGCTTGTTTATATGTGGGCGGTTTAccaacgtcgactgcgcggtttacctgttttacttgatctcaccctaatgccgcctttgaagtttcaccctaataccaagaaaaacagggggaaaacaggtaaaccgcgcagtcgacgttggcaaaccgcccacatatggacaagccctaacttctcgatgcaaattataatttgtatgtatattatatacgtgatcttcatttttcatttttgaagatcctaataaaattttatcatataatttttataattaaatcatcatactgtacctcgtatcacctttcattctatttattttgtcttctattttttgtactaagtgagaaaaaaaaccattaaaaactaatatttcagaaatataactaaaaagtaagttggtattatttattaatactatttttacaaacattatctttcatgcatctgcatcgatatatacagagaatctcaggttttttacatctgcataagttcttagagcaattttgacagttacatggtggtactaagtatGTTCTTGtgggcagtaaaactaaaactttctggggcttcagagtctagTTATCTagatgatatccatataaagtggatctggTTCTTTTGCAACATCTTCAAGGCaagtcaattgtgtgtatgccgccacaacataaatgctcgtcttatatgcaatgatgatgctgtaaaagaactcgattcatttttatatggatatcacatattggctcatttgcatgcgtagaagccgagttaagatcgataaagcgtcgaaaaatagttacatacttgactgtgagccgctTTTGCGCCTCATAgagcgccattaaaatatcgatatcttgaccaaaaataaacttaagaacattttaaaaagctcaaaatgttccttttaagtttttctatcattattgttaattaaagtataaatgtttacagctcaaatttacttgaaacccttataaacaaattgatgtatactttttttaagaaaattataatttcaaacgcgtataactttaaaacaaatgaagacaaagtaatttaataaactttgtttggaagcctattaatgaagctttaaaataAGAACCTCtagggctcatttgcatgcgtagaagctgagttacgatcgataaagcttaaaaaatacttattttacaatttgcaatttgcattgtgcactaattttacaatatcttgagttctaacagttggatttaagtttagtaaacgtttttttcttccttttttattagcgaataaattttatttgaaatattcttttttatctcttttagtttatgagccagagccttataaacaatttataaacaattaaattgtttataacaattttttgaccactcggatccaaatccaccctcgaaattcgtagtcagcagccaaaaatccataagagaccgttgagtttgtccatcagaattgaaaaggacacggtgacccctctggcgcctagactaaattgtatgttagtaaaatattatttttatattatttcgatatttaattgaatttttttatatcaatataaactgaatgtgtccagaaactgggggtgtccaataatgggtacatttgacatattcgaatacacttttgctaaatttataatctcgaaataatataaaaataatattttagtaacatacaattaattaatatgttctttttatcatccgtaacttcacgcatgtgctcttagacaaatctttgatctttaataaatcaaaaagtattgatttattttaataacatggtataacaaattttacttataatttgtccctctatcgatttgtggggttatttttaataaaatagttttcacccccgataaggggtggtatccacccccagggtaaaagtgcaagttggcaccaaatcatttttatttcttggggtatgctctaactagtcaccaattttcatgcagatcgatggaggtttaacaaaataggaggtgaaaacctttacaAACTACACTAACGTTCCCCTTTCATCCTTTATTGCTACTTCCtatatccactgaggtgtcagcctgaaaggggtcataatcatcaatatacaatagacacatttcacatgccaaactccatattacttatgacaatgatttttcggctctagctcttagactatgagtttgtttttgtctttctatttgactgaaaatttgaatTACCTACACGTATTTTGATAATATGTGTTAAATAAGTGTTTATTGactataaaattgtaatttttatatGTTTTTAGGTATGCTTGGAGAGAATTCACGAGTGTCCAATTTGTGGTGAAGACATGGTGAGTCTTCTGATGCTTCGTCACTTTCATTCCAACCATAGGGATGCTATATTGGAGTCTCCTGCGTTTCTTTTCAAGTTAAATGATCTTTTAGACGTGCCTAGTGTTTATATATATCAAGAAGAagataatttgttttttctatatattAGCTATAGTAAGTcagaaaatacaataaaattatatttgctTTATATTGGGATCTATAAACTCGCTAAAAATATATACCATGAATTTACTGTAAGTAGTGAAAACAAAGACTTTGATATTGTATTGAATCCAAAACCATGTACTGATGATTTTTTTGTTGTGGATATATCACATATTATGACAAATTTGAtacaaattaaatttaaattaattgatcGTAATCTAAAAGTTTTGACGGCACCTGAAATTAGTAATGCTGTGAGGTCACCTATAGTCAAAAATGCTCCACTAGAGAGTCAAATTGAACACCGATCAGAATTCaatttaaaatgtaatatatGCCAAGCCTATTGCATTTTTTCATTGACTGGATGTCCAGTTATGTATTACTACATTGATGAAAAAAATAGTTATGTATGTTACTATTGTACGCAGTATTTCAAACTTAAGATAGATGAAGCAAGTGCTGAAAGAACAATTCCCATTAATATATTTGAGACAATGAAGTTTTTCAAATGGAATTGTAGTAATTGTTGTAGCGATTTTGAATTCTCAGATATACAGTCACAtgaaataaactgtaaattaGGTCGACAATTTACATGCCCTAGACGAAATTGTAATGAAAAAGGAACTGCTAGCCAAATGATCGAACATTTGAAAGATTGGCATTTTTGTATGGCGTTTGGGTCTCACTTTAAACTACCTATTGATTTTATTAAGTGTTATGTATTTGTAAAAGAGTATATTGTATTTTTACGTGAAACTAATACATTAGAGTTTACAAGTTTTCGACATAAATATATTCACGTGGAACTAGTAACAAAAACTGACAATGATCGAAAAAGTCCATTagctttgttttttaataacaacaatgaaattttaagaaattataaGTGTGGATGTGAGAGTGAAGTATTTGTAAAAGTTTTTGTATACTAGTTAAACTAAATACATACTCTTTATTGCAACACCGGGGTTCAATTCGAGGTCCGGGacaaattttttattctttaaattAACTAAATTTTTATCTTTGATTACTAAATAAACAATTGATTAAATTAGAATGAAATAAGTATTAGGCCGTCCGCATATGGGACGACGCTCGAACTACTCGACTTGATTCCAGTCGCGTAGGTCTCTCCCCTCCCgtcaagttccttcgttgtggcgtTGAGCTTCAtacacggagcgtttaggattacaaatctcctcgtcttgtacgactctcgtcgcTTGCGATCCGTAGCGCAccagaaagttcgagtgagacgcacgtttccagccatataggtagtttattttatttgtttccttcgttttttgttgttttttttgcgcttaattaagtttaatttaaagATCGGAacatgttatgttcgttgattgtaccagctttgtggaaatatattgtttgtaatataaaattgtgaaaacattgaacttctgtttctgGGTGTTAATGtaaaattcgttggggaagtagaaaaatatcctcagtataatgctcattgtattcaaattatactaaaaatgtaagaataccgtacttttcacagatcgaaatagtcgttttggttgatctaaataaaaaatgcgttcttcctggttggaagatgtgagcaaactgaatcggCTAGTGTGCGGAGAACAATCGCTTGTGCCGCaaggttcgtacaagacgagcaagacgcgttaacttcgagacgtgtcttcgaccgacccatgtgcggacggccttgtCTAaagcctcctctacacatcggcagacgcaTCTGCGGATGCATCTGCCAATATATCATCACGCGCTGACCACACATCTGTAGGTACATATCTGTAAATAGTTCAGTCTGTGTTAATTCTCGGGTGACGCAATATCTACTTTGAATTCACTGCGAAAACTAATGCGTCGTAGAGGTCCGAGGTAAACAACAGACGATCAATTTACCCCATCTACACATCTGCGGATGCATACGCAGATGCCGTCCGCGGAcacgtctgccgatgtgtagaggaggcataaGGTCCGACTCTAGGTCGACCTTAACacatctgctttccggatgaaacatttttttttataaaatttcatatATAGACAAATATGacttgcatgggttgcctatcaaattcttgtcatagctatccttaagggggagCGTAGTGtctgaaatcaacatttcaagcacatttttgtgaatttttgttagaaagtatggtagaaatattttatttttaatttaaataagcatattcagtacaattcatagaatattaaaaaaaaatttaagaaaaaacattgaaaaataagccaactgtggcaaatttttaaagacacttcaaaacacaataggtctggatcccgcgtatgaaaaaaagttgattaatagcaagctgaaaatttgttaacagcttaagggtgtctagtcggataaactttgatatatgagaacactggaacaggagtagttttaattgtggaacaggttaaaaatttggaacggtcagaccacgaaaacggcacatttattttgtccgacagaacagacttaaactctcagaacagagattaaactcttatgcaaaaatcagactgctatttatcacctgttataattactgtcatttgacatattctacgtgttccactcattaaaacgcccatttggtgataaatagcagtctgattatctctgttaggagagtttaagtctgttctgtcggacaaaatacatgtgccgttttcgtagtctgaccgttccaaatttttaacctgttccataattaaaacttcccctgttgcagtgttcccaacgcgggatccagacctacaatggattttattaaattcaaaaagattttattagcttataagTTTCTCgtggtaacgctgtcgagtttttttagttttatcgatatttgactttttggtatcactcagaatcAAAACAAcggatttttttttgcaaaaaagggtgaaaatcaacatatttattattgttaaacaaaaaataagcgtaaaacaaaaaatatttcgacagcgttacctcaggAAATgtctaatagtccagggcgcatctgttttgagatggacgttgagaggtgactcaaatttttttgcagaaattgcttaaaaataactcaaataattatatttgagttatcctcctactcaaaatggtccggaacattgtttaaataatcaaaaaaacctattaatttctgagaaaagttgtactaacataaaagttgcgtaattaaatttcctacaatatagagttggttaaaaatttaaaaaatagtcaaccttgttgcaaaatagcaataattgcgaaaaaaaccatacaaaaacaagtattggcattttacgtttttcaaccatttatgctacacttaggactagtgttgccaggtccgatttgtttttaatcggcacataagcaaaaacaaatcgggatttagggttgtagatcgggacaaataaacaacaatagcccagtaaatgaccgttttggagtgtaattttcagagtcaactccgaattgcatgaaaatctggttttaggttctacttactgtctacttcaaagttgaacttgtaccgttggttgctttcaCTGACAGTTACAggtaccccttctcgggggtaaaaaaacgcgcgtttaaagtaagtcccaacatggatcaactgactaactctaaaaaaacttttgttctatataatttttaaactaagttaatacttttcgagtaattttatcgaaaaaaatattcttagcaaaaatatagcttttaaaaaagcaaaaaaattgtatttttagaaagtctataaaaccagtaaaatcAGTTtatagctcatcaaaaatacgttctcattcgtcaaattccaaatcgaattttttaactttaaataaccaaaaaatttagcaattttcgggcaaaacctattaaaattttttaaagtgtttaaaaaaatctttaaggCCGCCGTAGCGCAGGCGGTGGTATGCTTGCCTCGAGTGctggtggtccggagttcaaatcctaccgccggcaagaacaactagacacttttaaaatgtctataggccccaggtcgacttaGCCTGAATAAagtgagtaccttgggtaaaaccaggggtaataataggcggttgaagcctagcactggccctgttaccttccttgtaaactgatcgtgaaaatctccccttatttagcaccgtaaataaaattaatcgttaacgatttccatttactttatatgtgtattgtttatacgatctgtaaggtttaccggttgggagagcttagttttgaaaaaaaattggttttatagtaaaaaaagtttcctaaaatattgggaaatgccccttttcaaaaaaacttcaaaagtattagggatactaaaaatctcaaggagtaaaaagtaggtaggttttgtaaataaagtaaattgtttgtaaagcggtaacgattaatttcattttgggtgctaagtagggggagattttcacggttttttaccaaaaaaaggagtcaacttgattttaAGCATAACTCGCGTAGTTtcgatgctagaaacttttttaaaacataaaaacaaagctttcttaaaaaagtt
The window above is part of the Diabrotica virgifera virgifera chromosome 2, PGI_DIABVI_V3a genome. Proteins encoded here:
- the LOC114335847 gene encoding uncharacterized protein LOC114335847, encoding MAFILPDNILETLLCNFCHKYLSVKPIKVHPNRLIQCGRCIENTDKSMHKSEAVESQYGKIAKNMLFKCVNRFDGCRQLLTYSQVSDHEQVCLERIHECPICGEDMVSLLMLRHFHSNHRDAILESPAFLFKLNDLLDVPSVYIYQEEDNLFFLYISYSKSENTIKLYLLYIGIYKLAKNIYHEFTVSSENKDFDIVLNPKPCTDDFFVVDISHIMTNLIQIKFKLIDRNLKVLTAPEISNAVRSPIVKNAPLESQIEHRSEFNLKCNICQAYCIFSLTGCPVMYYYIDEKNSYVCYYCTQYFKLKIDEASAERTIPINIFETMKFFKWNCSNCCSDFEFSDIQSHEINCKLGRQFTCPRRNCNEKGTASQMIEHLKDWHFCMAFGSHFKLPIDFIKCYVFVKEYIVFLRETNTLEFTSFRHKYIHVELVTKTDNDRKSPLALFFNNNNEILRNYKCGCESEVFVKVFVY